One Saccharopolyspora erythraea NRRL 2338 genomic region harbors:
- a CDS encoding ATP-grasp domain-containing protein, translating to MLMVGTFLPAKVCDGLAATGGGVIPPEEHAVLMRLLAEVEGVEFVHGVDFRDSYVRRGRVHCGEVCLNDLDAYLWHADFARKPGSYDLDALLTLKRDTVVVPDPETVAVAFDKHWSYLALARAGAAVPESVLVSRRNIEAAAPVIEEWGRAVLKPRRGCFGWGVLFIDSFSMLRDVVGYLEAETTEGRVRGVPSAASGRSFLLERFYPNSPEDWLGVTLVGGEVVYGFRKGADRHVWLDDVTWKVYDSGRDGGAVEHREVPAEHAALVDTARRAFDLPLLGFDIIRHEGEPVIVDVNTGPALYQELFAAAGRSLAHELHRAFTTALAEATAARSAR from the coding sequence ATGTTGATGGTCGGGACGTTCCTGCCCGCGAAGGTCTGCGACGGCCTGGCGGCGACCGGCGGCGGGGTCATCCCGCCGGAGGAACACGCGGTCCTGATGCGGTTGCTGGCGGAGGTGGAGGGCGTGGAGTTCGTGCACGGCGTGGACTTCCGCGACTCCTACGTCCGGCGGGGACGCGTCCACTGCGGCGAGGTGTGCCTGAACGACCTGGACGCCTACCTCTGGCACGCCGACTTCGCGCGCAAGCCCGGCAGCTACGACCTGGACGCGCTGCTCACGCTCAAGCGCGACACCGTCGTCGTGCCCGACCCCGAGACGGTCGCCGTCGCGTTCGACAAGCACTGGTCCTACCTGGCCTTGGCGCGCGCCGGTGCGGCGGTGCCGGAGAGCGTGCTGGTGAGCCGGCGCAACATCGAGGCCGCGGCGCCGGTGATCGAGGAGTGGGGGCGGGCGGTGCTCAAGCCCCGCCGGGGTTGCTTCGGCTGGGGAGTGCTGTTCATCGACAGCTTCTCGATGCTGCGCGACGTCGTCGGCTACCTCGAGGCGGAGACCACCGAGGGGCGCGTGCGGGGTGTGCCCTCGGCGGCGTCCGGGCGCAGCTTCCTGCTGGAGCGCTTCTACCCGAACAGCCCGGAGGATTGGCTGGGTGTGACGCTCGTGGGCGGCGAGGTGGTCTACGGCTTCCGCAAGGGCGCGGACCGCCACGTGTGGCTGGACGACGTGACGTGGAAGGTCTACGACTCCGGACGTGACGGCGGCGCGGTCGAGCACCGGGAGGTTCCGGCTGAACACGCCGCGCTGGTAGACACCGCGCGGCGCGCGTTCGACCTGCCGTTGCTCGGGTTCGACATCATCCGCCACGAAGGTGAACCGGTCATCGTCGACGTCAACACCGGACCGGCGCTGTACCAGGAGCTCTTCGCCGCGGCGGGGAGGTCGCTGGCGCACGAGCTGCACCGCGCCTTCACCACGGCCTTGGCCGAGGCCACCGCAGCCCGGTCGGCTCGTTGA
- a CDS encoding GNAT family N-acetyltransferase, producing the protein MADWELRPASVADIETVAELRAVVLRADLERLGRYDEQRVRQRLRDGFVPAHSWVVEVGGAFAGCVSLRPAEDAHWLEHFYLAQHSQGCGVGTNVLGVLLERCDRDGTVVRLNVLQGSPARRLYERHGFALETEDPVDVFMIRHPASAVHGR; encoded by the coding sequence ATGGCGGACTGGGAGCTTCGACCGGCTTCGGTGGCCGACATCGAGACGGTGGCCGAGCTGCGGGCCGTGGTGCTGCGGGCGGATCTGGAGCGGCTCGGGCGGTACGACGAGCAGCGGGTTCGGCAGCGGCTGCGGGACGGGTTCGTGCCTGCGCACTCCTGGGTGGTCGAGGTGGGCGGCGCGTTCGCCGGCTGCGTGTCGCTGCGGCCGGCCGAGGACGCGCACTGGTTGGAGCACTTCTACCTGGCCCAGCACTCGCAGGGCTGTGGTGTCGGTACGAACGTGTTGGGCGTGCTGCTGGAGCGGTGCGACCGCGACGGCACCGTGGTCCGGCTGAACGTGTTGCAGGGCAGTCCGGCGCGGCGGCTGTACGAGCGGCACGGATTCGCACTGGAGACCGAGGATCCGGTGGACGTGTTCATGATTCGCCACCCGGCCTCGGCCGTGCATGGCAGATGA
- a CDS encoding aminotransferase class I/II-fold pyridoxal phosphate-dependent enzyme has product MTAPASTVEELTAQRDRARQDHADLVARGLRLDLTRGKPSPRQLDLAEDLLDAQAPAVSADGTDLRNYGGLQGLPELRAIFGDSLQVPVEQLLAAGNSSLELMHDALVFAQLGVVPGGERRWVDEPEIAFLCPVPGYDRHFALCERFGIRMIPVPMTAGGPDMDVVERLVAEDPRVKGIWCVPKYSNPDGTVYSDETVRRLAAMPTAARDFRIFWDNAYAVHHLGDEPAEIADLLGLCAEHGNPDRAFVFGSTSKITFAGGGVAFFGASPANVEWWLSCTAKRSIGPDKINQLRHVRFLRDAEGLREHMRRHAALLRPKFDAVDKILTSELGGTGLASWTSPAGGYFISLQVPEGCARAVVAKAKEAGINLTPAGATHPYGDDPADRVIRIAPTYPELPEVEQAIAALATCVRLVGTEKILADLNS; this is encoded by the coding sequence GTGACCGCTCCAGCCTCGACCGTCGAAGAGCTGACCGCCCAGCGCGACCGCGCCCGCCAGGACCACGCGGACCTGGTCGCACGCGGACTGCGCCTGGACCTCACGCGAGGCAAGCCGTCGCCGCGCCAGCTCGACCTCGCCGAAGACCTGCTGGACGCGCAGGCGCCCGCGGTCTCCGCCGACGGCACCGACCTGCGCAACTACGGTGGGCTGCAAGGACTGCCGGAGCTGCGGGCGATCTTCGGCGACTCCCTTCAGGTGCCGGTGGAGCAGCTGCTGGCCGCCGGGAACTCCAGCCTCGAGCTGATGCACGACGCGCTGGTCTTCGCCCAGCTCGGCGTGGTGCCCGGCGGCGAGCGCCGGTGGGTCGACGAACCGGAGATCGCCTTCCTGTGCCCGGTCCCGGGCTACGACCGGCACTTCGCGCTGTGCGAGCGGTTCGGCATCAGGATGATCCCGGTGCCGATGACCGCAGGCGGACCCGACATGGACGTCGTCGAGCGGCTCGTCGCCGAGGACCCGAGGGTCAAGGGCATCTGGTGCGTGCCCAAGTACAGCAACCCCGACGGCACCGTCTACTCCGACGAGACCGTGCGCCGGCTGGCCGCCATGCCCACCGCGGCCCGGGACTTCCGGATCTTCTGGGACAACGCCTACGCGGTGCACCACCTCGGCGACGAGCCCGCCGAGATCGCCGACCTGCTGGGGCTCTGCGCCGAGCACGGCAACCCCGACCGGGCGTTCGTCTTCGGCTCCACCTCGAAGATCACCTTCGCCGGCGGCGGCGTCGCCTTCTTCGGCGCCTCCCCCGCCAACGTCGAGTGGTGGCTGAGCTGCACCGCCAAGCGCAGCATCGGCCCCGACAAGATCAACCAGCTGCGGCACGTGCGGTTCCTCCGCGACGCCGAGGGGCTCCGGGAGCACATGCGCAGGCACGCGGCGCTGCTGCGGCCGAAGTTCGACGCGGTCGACAAGATCCTCACCAGCGAGCTGGGCGGCACCGGGCTGGCCTCGTGGACCAGCCCGGCAGGCGGCTACTTCATCAGCCTCCAGGTGCCCGAGGGCTGCGCCCGGGCGGTGGTGGCCAAGGCCAAGGAGGCGGGCATCAACCTCACTCCCGCCGGCGCGACCCACCCCTACGGCGACGACCCGGCCGACCGCGTGATCCGCATCGCGCCGACCTACCCGGAGCTGCCCGAGGTCGAGCAGGCGATCGCCGCGCTGGCCACCTGCGTGCGCCTCGTCGGCACCGAGAAGATCCTCGCCGACCTGAACAGCTGA
- a CDS encoding DMT family transporter: MDGAHLLVAVPAAVVGAAAFGVASAVQQREAKSTEVTARVSPRLLWLLVRRPAWVASVLAVVAGLSLQMVALAFGPLSLVQPLLLSGLLFGATFAAWGAGKRLDRTLLVGVLCCIGGLSLFLSSARPSESTDHTIGMEALPLGVLLALVLFACALMVVHARTEIRVLALALATGLLYGVTAALLKVIAGEVREAGLLAPFQHWSLYVVCLIGPVGFLLSQNAFREGVFLSPALTVIAVTDPLVGVVAGVSWFGERISTDAAALAGEVTGALAVVAGVFLLVRESETARRDPGRSAGARGG; encoded by the coding sequence ATGGACGGCGCGCACCTGCTCGTCGCCGTTCCGGCGGCGGTGGTAGGCGCTGCCGCCTTCGGCGTGGCCAGCGCGGTGCAGCAGCGCGAGGCCAAGAGCACCGAGGTGACGGCGAGGGTCAGCCCGAGGCTGCTGTGGCTGCTGGTCCGGCGCCCCGCGTGGGTCGCCAGCGTGCTCGCGGTGGTCGCCGGGCTCTCGCTGCAGATGGTGGCGCTGGCCTTCGGCCCGCTGTCGCTGGTGCAGCCGCTGCTGCTCAGCGGCCTGCTGTTCGGTGCCACGTTCGCCGCGTGGGGCGCGGGCAAGCGGCTGGACCGGACCCTGCTGGTCGGCGTCCTGTGCTGCATCGGCGGGCTGTCGCTGTTCCTGTCCAGCGCGCGCCCCAGCGAGAGCACCGACCACACGATCGGGATGGAGGCCCTGCCGCTGGGCGTCCTGCTCGCCCTGGTCCTGTTCGCCTGTGCGCTCATGGTCGTCCACGCGCGCACCGAGATCCGGGTGCTCGCGCTGGCCCTGGCCACCGGGCTGCTCTACGGCGTGACCGCCGCGCTGCTCAAGGTGATCGCCGGGGAGGTCCGCGAGGCGGGGCTGCTGGCGCCGTTCCAGCACTGGTCGCTGTACGTGGTGTGCCTGATCGGCCCGGTCGGGTTCCTGCTGAGCCAGAACGCCTTCCGCGAAGGGGTCTTCCTGTCCCCGGCGCTGACCGTGATCGCCGTGACCGACCCCCTGGTCGGCGTCGTGGCGGGGGTGAGCTGGTTCGGCGAGCGGATCAGCACCGACGCGGCGGCGCTGGCCGGTGAGGTCACCGGTGCGCTCGCCGTGGTCGCCGGGGTGTTCCTGCTGGTCCGCGAGAGCGAGACCGCCCGGCGCGACCCCGGCAGGTCCGCCGGGGCTCGCGGTGGCTGA
- a CDS encoding ArnT family glycosyltransferase produces MRPGARANVLPASPPSATTTAPPALLALGGIAAAWAGLLLVFAVTLEPHGDELYFLAAGDRLDWGYADQPPLLPLLAHAADVAAPGSVLVLRLPAVALTACGVFVVGMLARELGGGRKAQVVAAATFAVSPHLAVTGSLLVTPTVDAFMWAVLTLLLVRWVRLRDDRLLLGAGVVVAVALQAKYLVLVFCAAALISALLVGPRDIVRRPRLWAGAGLAFAALLPSALWQAWHGWPQLRMAAVVPAEIDQLGGGRASVVPLLLLTAGVPIGAGMACAGLWALLRSTALRDYRWLGWASAGVVVFFVVSGGRYYYCFGLLPLLWAVAAVRVEDGRPAARWLTGRPAWALSAAVVLVLAVAVQTPAMDRVRALANNSGGWRQVVEPVHHAYQHVAPEQRRTTVVVAEHYWQASVLERLWPGRDRPEVRSPHRGFWYFGPPSEQHDTTLFVGGDPGPLREHFRTVVPVAGDDPHDVRVWLCTGRQQPWSGLWPALRRL; encoded by the coding sequence ATGCGGCCCGGCGCACGCGCGAACGTCCTCCCGGCCTCGCCGCCGTCGGCCACCACGACGGCTCCGCCGGCGTTGCTAGCGCTCGGCGGCATCGCGGCCGCGTGGGCCGGGCTCCTGCTCGTGTTCGCCGTGACCCTCGAACCCCACGGCGACGAGCTGTACTTCCTGGCAGCGGGGGACCGGCTGGACTGGGGCTACGCCGACCAGCCGCCGCTGCTGCCACTGCTCGCCCACGCCGCCGACGTCGCGGCGCCCGGATCGGTCCTCGTCCTGCGGCTGCCCGCGGTGGCGCTGACCGCGTGCGGGGTGTTCGTCGTGGGCATGCTGGCCCGTGAACTCGGCGGCGGCCGGAAGGCGCAGGTCGTGGCGGCGGCGACGTTCGCGGTCTCACCGCACCTGGCCGTGACGGGCTCCCTGCTGGTGACGCCGACGGTCGACGCGTTCATGTGGGCGGTCCTGACCCTCCTGCTCGTGCGGTGGGTCCGGCTCCGCGACGACCGGCTGCTGCTCGGCGCGGGGGTCGTGGTGGCGGTGGCTCTGCAGGCCAAGTACCTCGTCCTGGTGTTCTGCGCGGCGGCGCTGATCAGCGCGCTGCTGGTCGGCCCGCGCGACATCGTGCGCCGCCCGCGGTTGTGGGCGGGTGCGGGACTGGCCTTCGCCGCCCTGCTGCCCAGTGCGCTGTGGCAGGCGTGGCACGGGTGGCCGCAGCTGCGGATGGCAGCCGTGGTGCCCGCCGAGATCGACCAGCTCGGCGGTGGGCGGGCGTCCGTGGTCCCGCTGCTCCTGCTGACCGCCGGCGTGCCGATCGGCGCCGGGATGGCGTGCGCGGGGTTGTGGGCACTGCTGCGCTCGACGGCCTTGCGCGACTACCGGTGGTTGGGCTGGGCGAGCGCCGGTGTCGTGGTCTTCTTCGTGGTGAGCGGCGGTCGGTACTACTACTGCTTCGGCTTGCTGCCGCTGCTGTGGGCGGTGGCCGCGGTCCGCGTGGAGGACGGGCGACCGGCCGCGCGGTGGCTGACCGGCCGGCCCGCCTGGGCGCTGTCCGCGGCGGTGGTGCTTGTGCTCGCGGTGGCCGTCCAGACACCGGCCATGGACCGGGTGAGGGCGTTGGCGAACAACTCCGGCGGCTGGCGCCAGGTCGTCGAACCGGTGCACCACGCCTACCAGCACGTAGCACCGGAGCAGCGCCGCACCACGGTCGTCGTGGCCGAGCACTACTGGCAGGCAAGCGTCCTGGAGCGGCTCTGGCCGGGCCGGGACCGCCCGGAGGTCCGCAGCCCGCACCGGGGGTTCTGGTACTTCGGGCCGCCCTCCGAGCAGCACGACACCACCCTGTTCGTGGGAGGCGATCCCGGACCGCTGCGGGAACACTTCCGCACCGTGGTGCCGGTCGCCGGCGACGACCCGCACGACGTGCGGGTCTGGCTGTGCACGGGCAGGCAGCAGCCGTGGTCGGGGCTGTGGCCGGCGCTGCGGCGGTTGTGA
- a CDS encoding WS/DGAT domain-containing protein yields the protein MTSPPRRLLLLSATIGEGHNATARAVEEAARRAWPGCEVSWLDVLEQMGSWVPASFNWIYAANVESTPWLYDWFYRALWRWRWFADGSRRFVGSWSGRRLRRRIAEHRPDLIVSTYPLGTAGLDWLRRRGELDVPLAAVVSDFCPHPFWVYSRIDAHFVMSEVSLRELHRAEPEAVGEVCAPPVVAAFRPADRTAARSRFGLPEQGVTVLVSCGSLGFGSVERAVDASLAVEGVGRVVVVCARNEALHQRCARRAERDRRLVPLGWTDDMPALIAAADVVVSNAGGATALEALACGRTLVMFEPIAGHGRANAELMAEAGLAELCPRSSDLTGLLRTLTTDPAELPRRERTALEHSRIADFTEQVAALARLRRQPATETMRAQDAFFVHATTPRTPQQAGAVLRLDGGTRSTQEWREHLRELVQHRAPGLPLLTRRMVSRGHRRPRWRHVEALDPAEHVRCRELHSGTPREWHQSRHAFFGTPVRADGPPWELLLLRDARTNRTELLAKAHHALGDGVAITSALLRLLTDDETRAPEQPADRPRARRPRAGVLLRGLAHLASAGFAPSTGIDGRSTAGRAFAWREVPAADVRARARAHGTSTTAVLLAVVAEALHHLLDDRTGTTPGRRFRIMVPRTARLRDGVGVDEPGNHTRTLVIDLPIGPMHPAQRVTEVAERMARAEEGEQPAAAGAVLAALGLLPAPVHRWAVRHVYHRRFFGAVISVLPGRRRPVRIGGARLTTVFPVLSLAEGVGLAVGVLSWGDAAGFGVTTDSALLPDAAAFADRLLHAFDALEAPALGEPSLRGW from the coding sequence GTGACTTCCCCACCACGCCGTCTTCTGCTGCTCAGCGCCACCATCGGCGAGGGGCACAACGCCACCGCACGCGCGGTCGAAGAGGCCGCCCGGCGGGCGTGGCCCGGCTGCGAGGTGTCCTGGCTGGACGTCCTCGAACAGATGGGGTCCTGGGTCCCGGCGAGCTTCAACTGGATCTACGCCGCCAACGTCGAGTCGACGCCGTGGCTCTACGACTGGTTCTACCGGGCGCTGTGGCGTTGGCGCTGGTTCGCCGACGGCTCGCGCCGGTTCGTGGGTTCCTGGAGCGGGCGCCGCCTGCGCCGTCGCATCGCCGAGCACCGGCCGGACCTGATCGTGTCCACCTACCCGCTCGGCACGGCGGGGCTGGACTGGCTGCGGCGCCGCGGCGAGCTCGACGTGCCGCTGGCCGCCGTGGTGTCGGACTTCTGCCCGCACCCCTTCTGGGTTTACTCGCGGATCGACGCGCACTTCGTCATGAGCGAGGTCAGCCTGCGCGAGCTGCACCGCGCCGAGCCGGAGGCGGTGGGCGAGGTCTGCGCGCCACCGGTGGTCGCGGCGTTCCGGCCGGCAGACAGGACGGCGGCGCGCAGCCGGTTCGGACTGCCTGAGCAGGGCGTCACCGTGTTGGTCTCCTGCGGATCGCTCGGTTTCGGATCGGTCGAACGGGCCGTCGACGCCTCGCTCGCGGTGGAGGGGGTCGGCCGCGTCGTGGTCGTGTGCGCCCGCAACGAGGCGCTGCACCAGCGCTGCGCGCGGCGGGCCGAACGCGACCGCCGCCTCGTCCCCCTCGGCTGGACCGACGACATGCCCGCGCTGATCGCCGCCGCCGACGTCGTGGTGAGCAACGCCGGTGGTGCCACCGCGCTGGAAGCGCTCGCGTGCGGCCGGACGCTGGTGATGTTCGAGCCGATCGCGGGCCACGGCCGCGCCAACGCGGAGCTGATGGCCGAGGCCGGGCTGGCCGAGCTGTGCCCCCGTTCCAGCGACCTCACGGGCCTCCTGCGCACGCTGACCACCGACCCCGCCGAACTGCCGCGCCGGGAGCGGACCGCCCTGGAGCACAGCCGCATCGCGGACTTCACCGAGCAGGTCGCCGCGCTCGCCCGGCTCCGGCGGCAGCCGGCCACCGAGACCATGCGCGCCCAGGACGCGTTCTTCGTGCACGCCACCACCCCGCGCACACCCCAGCAGGCCGGAGCCGTTCTCCGGCTGGACGGTGGCACCCGGTCCACGCAGGAGTGGCGCGAGCACCTCCGCGAGCTGGTCCAGCACCGGGCGCCGGGGCTGCCGCTGCTCACGCGTCGGATGGTGTCCCGCGGACACCGCAGGCCACGCTGGCGACACGTCGAGGCGCTCGACCCGGCCGAGCACGTCCGCTGCCGCGAACTCCACTCCGGCACCCCGCGGGAGTGGCACCAGTCCCGGCACGCGTTCTTCGGCACTCCGGTACGAGCCGACGGCCCGCCGTGGGAACTGCTCCTGCTGCGCGACGCCCGCACGAACCGGACCGAGCTGCTGGCCAAGGCGCACCACGCCCTCGGCGACGGAGTGGCGATCACCAGCGCTCTCCTGCGGCTGCTCACCGACGACGAGACCCGCGCACCGGAGCAACCGGCCGACCGGCCTCGAGCGCGGCGGCCTCGGGCAGGAGTGCTCCTGCGCGGTCTCGCCCACCTGGCGAGCGCGGGATTCGCGCCGTCGACGGGCATCGATGGCCGCAGCACGGCCGGGCGCGCCTTCGCGTGGCGGGAGGTGCCGGCCGCCGACGTGCGGGCCCGCGCACGCGCGCACGGGACGAGCACCACCGCCGTGCTGCTGGCGGTCGTCGCCGAAGCCCTGCACCACCTGCTCGACGACCGCACCGGCACCACCCCGGGCCGGCGCTTCCGGATCATGGTCCCCAGGACCGCACGGCTGCGCGACGGCGTCGGCGTCGACGAGCCCGGCAACCACACCCGCACGCTGGTCATCGACCTGCCCATCGGCCCCATGCATCCCGCACAGCGCGTGACCGAGGTCGCCGAACGGATGGCGCGGGCGGAGGAGGGCGAGCAGCCGGCCGCCGCGGGCGCGGTCCTCGCGGCACTCGGGCTGCTGCCCGCACCCGTGCACCGGTGGGCGGTCCGGCACGTCTACCACCGCCGGTTCTTCGGCGCGGTGATCTCGGTGCTGCCCGGTCGCCGACGTCCGGTGCGTATCGGCGGCGCCCGGCTGACCACAGTTTTCCCCGTCCTCTCGCTGGCCGAGGGGGTCGGCCTCGCGGTGGGCGTGCTCAGCTGGGGCGACGCGGCCGGTTTCGGCGTCACGACCGACTCCGCGCTGCTGCCGGACGCCGCCGCCTTCGCCGACCGGCTGCTGCACGCCTTCGACGCGCTGGAAGCACCGGCGCTCGGAGAGCCATCGCTGCGGGGTTGGTGA
- a CDS encoding SDR family NAD(P)-dependent oxidoreductase, protein MELDGRTALVTGASSGIGAATAAVLAAAGCRLVVTGRDEHRLTEVAERTGARSVVADLTDPAQLRLVAEAAREADLLVHSAGVGWAGDLAAMPPDSVAGLVALNLTAPVLLTQAALPGMSRRRRGHVVFVSSIAVVGVRDEEVYAATKGGLRAFAASIRFQAAARGVGVTTVFPGAVRTPFFGNRGRPYTRGFPRMVAPAAVAEAVLDGVRRERGEVFVPRWLSAAARLHGAFPGAFHRAARRAG, encoded by the coding sequence ATGGAGCTGGACGGGCGCACCGCGCTGGTGACAGGCGCGTCGTCGGGCATCGGCGCGGCCACGGCCGCGGTTCTGGCGGCGGCGGGCTGCCGGCTGGTGGTCACCGGCCGGGACGAGCACCGCCTGACCGAGGTCGCCGAACGAACGGGTGCCCGGTCAGTGGTGGCCGATCTGACCGACCCGGCGCAGCTGCGGCTCGTCGCCGAAGCCGCGCGCGAAGCCGACCTGCTCGTGCACAGCGCGGGCGTGGGCTGGGCCGGAGACCTCGCAGCGATGCCGCCGGACAGCGTCGCCGGGCTGGTGGCGCTCAACCTGACGGCACCGGTGCTGCTGACCCAGGCCGCCCTGCCCGGGATGTCGCGGCGGCGGCGGGGCCACGTCGTCTTCGTCTCGTCGATCGCGGTCGTCGGGGTGCGCGACGAAGAGGTGTACGCGGCGACCAAGGGCGGGCTGCGGGCCTTCGCCGCGAGCATCCGGTTCCAGGCGGCGGCGCGGGGCGTCGGTGTCACCACGGTGTTCCCCGGAGCCGTGCGCACGCCGTTCTTCGGCAACCGCGGCCGTCCCTACACCCGCGGGTTCCCGCGGATGGTCGCCCCGGCCGCGGTCGCCGAGGCCGTGCTCGACGGCGTGCGGAGGGAGCGCGGTGAAGTGTTCGTGCCGCGTTGGCTGTCGGCGGCCGCCCGGCTCCACGGCGCCTTCCCGGGCGCCTTCCACCGCGCCGCCCGTCGCGCCGGGTGA
- a CDS encoding VC0807 family protein, with protein sequence MPPTDGHGFMFRPGEDRPIHRPHVVHLEGLASHLWHAAKHLGETVFVPLLLFYVLFRLTDLTGGLLAALGWALAALVLRLVLRAPVPMVLWATTALLVARSVLGFATGSSFVYFLEPSLQNFLLALALLVTLRLENPFLVKLAGDFCVLPPELIGNTRVQWFFRRVSVLWAAVFTVNGLTTLWALAQATIDHFLLMSTVGSFSLVAVAAVASMLWFRRELRGEGIQLRFGRRPAAAG encoded by the coding sequence GTGCCCCCGACCGACGGCCACGGATTCATGTTCCGGCCGGGTGAGGACAGACCGATCCACCGCCCCCACGTCGTGCACCTCGAAGGTCTCGCATCGCACCTGTGGCACGCCGCCAAGCACCTCGGCGAAACGGTGTTCGTGCCCCTGCTGCTGTTCTACGTGCTGTTCCGGCTCACCGACCTGACCGGTGGTCTGCTGGCCGCGCTCGGATGGGCGCTGGCCGCCCTGGTGCTCCGGCTGGTGCTGCGCGCCCCGGTCCCGATGGTGCTGTGGGCGACCACCGCGCTGCTGGTCGCCCGCAGCGTGCTGGGGTTCGCGACCGGCAGTTCGTTCGTGTACTTCCTGGAGCCCAGCCTGCAGAATTTCCTGCTCGCGCTGGCGCTGCTGGTCACGCTGCGGCTGGAGAACCCGTTCCTGGTCAAGCTCGCGGGCGACTTCTGCGTCCTGCCGCCGGAGTTGATCGGCAACACGCGCGTGCAGTGGTTCTTCCGGCGGGTCTCGGTGCTGTGGGCGGCGGTGTTCACGGTCAACGGCCTGACGACGCTGTGGGCGCTCGCCCAGGCGACGATCGACCACTTCCTGCTCATGAGCACCGTCGGATCGTTCAGCCTGGTCGCCGTCGCCGCGGTGGCGTCGATGCTGTGGTTCCGCCGCGAGCTGCGCGGCGAGGGCATCCAGCTGCGGTTCGGCCGCAGGCCCGCCGCCGCGGGGTAG
- a CDS encoding 1-hydroxy-2-methyl-2-(E)-butenyl 4-diphosphate synthase, translated as MTPRLLVCAPLRLEALALRAGPSRREVRRTGYGPVRSARRAARLAEEDVDAFAVAGFAGGLGRSVRSGDVIVASEVRGPHGAVRCPSARLLADEVGRGDLLVHCGPVISTGHVVSDTERAVLAASGALGVDMESLWLARAAAGRPLAVVRVVVDTADEPLAGMGTVRRGIRALCRLRELGPALDRWARAVCPEPPTATAGPGTEGNVGFGIAKEVPDGNPGP; from the coding sequence ATGACGCCGCGACTGCTGGTGTGCGCACCGCTGCGGCTCGAAGCACTCGCGCTGCGGGCGGGGCCTTCGCGGCGCGAGGTCCGGCGGACCGGGTACGGGCCGGTGCGCAGCGCCCGCCGGGCCGCACGCCTGGCCGAGGAGGACGTCGACGCGTTCGCGGTCGCGGGGTTCGCGGGTGGGCTGGGGCGGTCCGTGCGCAGCGGGGACGTGATCGTCGCCAGCGAGGTCCGGGGTCCGCACGGAGCGGTCCGGTGCCCGTCGGCGCGGCTGCTGGCCGACGAGGTCGGGCGCGGGGACCTGTTGGTGCACTGCGGGCCGGTCATCAGCACCGGCCATGTCGTGAGTGACACCGAGCGCGCGGTGCTGGCCGCCTCCGGTGCGCTGGGGGTCGACATGGAGTCGCTGTGGCTCGCCCGCGCCGCCGCCGGGCGGCCGCTTGCGGTCGTGCGCGTGGTCGTCGACACCGCCGACGAGCCGCTCGCCGGCATGGGCACGGTCCGGCGGGGGATCAGGGCGCTCTGCCGTCTCCGCGAGCTCGGCCCCGCACTGGACCGCTGGGCCCGGGCGGTGTGCCCGGAGCCGCCGACCGCCACGGCCGGCCCCGGTACCGAAGGAAACGTCGGGTTCGGCATCGCCAAGGAGGTGCCCGATGGGAATCCCGGTCCGTGA